The sequence below is a genomic window from Dermacentor andersoni chromosome 6, qqDerAnde1_hic_scaffold, whole genome shotgun sequence.
GGCAACGGAGGCATACCTGGTGGCGTTGGTTGAAAGGAGGAAGTGGGAGCTTGCGAAGCGGCGTTGTGTATTGCCTGGATTTGTGCAGGAGGGGGGACAGGGTCTCTCTGCAGGTGGCCGAAGTTGTGTAGTGCAGCACAAGCTGTGATGACGATAGGAACTGATCGTGTTTTTATCTGAAGAATCATTTCAAGGCATGGAAACCTTCGCTTCCATACTCCAAACGTCCTCTCAACACTGCAGCGACTCCTGGAGTGGCACTTGTTGTACCTAAACAAAGCAGTTTTTCAATTAAGTCATTATTTTCGAACATAATGGTTACTTCACAGGATTTTATAGTAGTGTTAAAACTCCAAATCACCTGTGCTGAAAGCTGCTTTGTGTCTCTCGAATAGGGGTCATGAGATACGACCTGCAGGGGTACCCCTTGTCACCAAGTAGGATGCCAGGAAGATTCCCTTCTTCGTACTGCACTCTGGCTCGACTATTATCGAAAATTCGGCTGTCATGTGTCGAGCCGGGCCAGCTGGTAaccaaataaaaaaattgaagccGAGGCCCTGTGTTTGCATACAAAACAAGCCACATTTTCAGCTGTGTTTAAAAACGGCTAGTAATACAGCGTCACACACATCCCCAGGATATTTCATTCCAAGTGCACTCTAAAGGTAAGGCACGAAATGTATAAACGCCACCTTGATATTGGAGTTAGCTAATTGCAAAATGTGTGCCCATTTGGTATATGTGAAATCGGTTGCGTTGGTTACTGCTATCGTAATCTTTAGACCCGACAGTTTCTCTCGCAGCTCCGTACATTGTACGACAGCGTAATAAACATACCTGGACATTGATGGAGAAGTACCCCTTTCGACAGCGAAAAACCTCCACTTCATCTCCTCCGGGACTTCTGATGGGTACATGAGTGCAGTCAATGCACCGGCTCACACAAGGAAACCGTGCGATGGTGTAGAACTCCTCCATTACGGATGCCAAATCATTAGCATTTGGGAACTTCACGAGCTGCGGGAACAAAGTCTCGGCAATCATTTTTGACATTCGTGCAATTACTCGAGACACAGTTGCTTGAGAAACATTAACGAGGTCCCCGGTGACAACCTGAAATGTTCCGGCGCCGTAGAATCGCAGCGCGATTAGAAGCTGGAGCAGCGCCGGCACGGGGTGACCGCGATCGTTGTCTTTTGGGACCAGTGACAGCATTTCCAACAGCCGTAGCACCGATTGCTTGGAAAAGCAGTACCGCCACGAGAATTCCGCGTCGTTGTATACTTCCATGGGATTCTGTCGATCCTTACGCCATGGCCGTAATGGAGACAAGTATCGGTTTGCCTCATCCTCCGTAATATTGCGCACACGTCCGGCGAAATCGGCAAAGTCGGCGAGGCTGCCGTAGCAGGCGGCCATCTTGCTTGCTAGGTGAGAGTAGCGAAAGTCGCACTTAAGGTTGCCAATGACCGTACTTTACTTTCCGGCACTCAAGTGTCGATTAAAGTTTACTTTAAGTACAAGATTTGtctatgaaacgcgttaagcatcGACCGGCTACTTAAGTCATAAGTTAAGGGTAAGttccgtttgtgaatacgggccttagACCGCAGACAGTGCCTTTCTGACGTTCACCTTCCCCTGGCCAACGAATGACGCCCTCCGCGAGAATTTCTGCGGACGCCCTTGACCTGCTCTTCGAGTACAGGGGCATTCTTCCTTTGCTCTACCAGGGCACAAGGGACCTTTCTCTCTTGCCTATAAAAGAAATGTGGATTCACCTCCTCCTCTATTACAAACCAATAACTGCGCCTGTCTTTTTTTCTATTTGGTTGATGGCGTAATACGTAATGTTATTTTCGCAGTTGACCTGCTATGACTCAAATTCCGTTTTATGGTTCCAGGTAGAGTCGTGCAGTCTGAATCGTACATGTGGTTGAGTGGCCAGCTGTGAACGGTGCCAGCGTCTGAACCTGTTACTTTGTGGTAGCTTCTGGGTTCCACATGTTTGTCCTATAGCAAATAGACCAAGCTTGCGGCATGACCATGCGTGGTGTCACAGCGGCGCCAACCTGTGATTTTTATTTTTGCGAAACATAGCAGCTAATTGAACACTATAGACAACTGTGACTCATACTGTACATGTTCTTTCTGGTATTCGTCTACATTTTATGCCACATATGCAGAGCAATTTAAAATATCCATGTGTAACTAAAATGTTTGTTGCTTTACAACAAAGCAGCTCTGTTTTTCCTGACTGATCGTAGTAAAGTGGTTTATGAATTTGTGACTAATATCACACGTAAATAAAAGCAATGTCCGCAACAGACATTAAGAATTACTTAACAATATAACCGGCGAAACACGTTTTCACAAAGCAGACATGTTGCAAATGGTAAATCAAGATGCAAAATGCCTGTTCATAGGAAAGTAACCTTTCATCTAAGAATAAACTTGAAAAACCGTGAGCAGCACCTCTAACAGCTCAAATATTTGACACCTTAACTGATCACCGTAATCGTTGTCGGCATCATAGTCAGCATCGCCGCAGCCCCGAAGAAAATTTAGCGGCCGGCTTCAAAATTTCTTAATCCGGCAGTGGATGCGTTTAAGCCACGTAAATATTCGGTTACCGCCCGGAACATCTTGAGGTTGATTTCACTGGGAAACACCACTTTGCACTTACAGGactgattttttttaaatgaaagagGTGCATgcagcaagaaagaaaatacaatttTCTCGACCGAGATAAATATATGCAGCCAACTATTATACAGAAATagagagggaaaggcagggaggttcagCCTGTGCTCAGTTGGCTACCCCACACTTCGGAAAGGGGAAAAGATAGATGAGAAAAATAATCAAGGAAGTGTTAAGCCGCTCATATCTCAAACATGCAGAATAGGCGGCGTGATGCACTAAGCAATTTCTCGGCTTTCTCTCTGCGCGGTAATGGACCGTGCGTGCTCGAATGCAACCCATGAAGGAGCTCTGACACCGTCGCCATAGCGGGCGATGTCGCAAGCGCTTTTGTCAAGTCTAAATGCCTACGACAGATGACCCACTATGGCAAGCAACTCTTACGCGGTTCATGACCAGCGCGGAGGCAATGCCGAGAATTCCCCAATTGTGCCCAAGCGTCTAAAGCTCGTACGGGCCAGCGTGGGATTCCAAGAAGCGAACGGAGCTCAGCCCGCGGTCAAATGGCGCAGGCACCCGAAGGCACCCGTGCCGCTCGGGAGATTCTTGAGGCGGGCCAGCCTTTTTGCTGTTTACTGAAGTAGATTCAAACACTGCCTGCAACCCAGTCTGTTCAGCTGTAATCACTACACTGATACATCAGTAGGACGATGGAATGCTGGTCTGTGCCGTAACCACGAACAGTCAGACTCGGTTGCTCGTATGTAGATACAGTTTCCTCTTTAAAAGATTTATaacctttggggcttatctttccctacaacaacaatcgtcacctgtcttgcccgcatttcctttctttaacgctgcgagctcggtaccTCCAAGTCACGAaaggcatgcacgttatcagcgtgGCATAGCGTTCCcgtcaggaaagtagcgagcgcagcgttttcaagaaaggaaacgcaagcgaggcagatgacgattatttttgtgggaCAAATGTATACCCCAAAGGGTGCAGCTGTTTTAAGAGTGTTGTACTGGGCTCTAGCTTTGGAAAAAGTACAAGAGTCGGGCGCCGTTTACTTGTGGGTTTTTCATCAATGTTCTTCTGAAGCaagactgcgagtcggcctagttggaacaaattcatattaaaacttattgtgcgcaacaaacagggacgatgaatagaagaaacacaagaacgagcgctttctaacaactggtttttatttttgaagaaccacctgcttatatagccacagatctgcgcgatcaagtcaaacATAGCaggcctatagcgcatataatacaCACAGGTCTGCGTGATCAAGTCAAAAGAGCACATCTACAGTACATGTACCACTTGTGATAAAAAACAAAGACGTGGaacaaagccacccggtcaacataagaACAGCAAGGTGCATGAAACATCCACTTACGATAAAATGCGTTAAAAATATGATGATAGAAGTGCATTTTCTTTATCCAGCAATGAAACCgatggatggctgatgcatttttctttttgtttttcaatccagtgtgcttccacaatttccctcgcggtttgattcctatTCCTATACAAAATGAGGGTGCTACTAAGACAGGGGGAGCAATCATGTTcatggcaatgcattgccaaatgcgtgctagggcgacctttcagagtggacaagtgttcccttaacctggtgttaatgcatctcccagtctgccctacgtacacatgaccacacgtcatagggATCTGATATACAACGTTCAtcgcgcaatcaacaaattggttcttgcgcggatgtttgacactacattctttctttgcatcatccttactttcgaacttatttttaaccttagaGCACACACTACCTATCTTGTTTTTCGCTGAATATACCACATTTACTGCGTAACTACCAGCCACCTTCttaagtctgtgtgaaaggccgtgcacatacggaatcactgaaaTCTTGCAAGCTACATCTTTTTGCCTTTGATTCTTTTTGCATTGTCCTTTATCCTGTTTAAGTTTCTTCATTAGCTTATCGCAcgacgccagcatcacagcgagtgggtacccagcctttctcaacctatcaacttgctcaaaaaATGCACTCTTTACTGAGTGGTGACATGAATTGAACAACGCTGACCGGAAACACGAAATGACTATGccattcttcacaagcctggaatggtttgaggcataATTCATTAGCGGTTTTGCAGCTCGGGGTGAAAATGACCAACATACATGTTCCGGTAGGAATTCTAACTTGACATCAAGAAATTGTAGCTTGTTATCTACCGGTACTTCAGAAGTAAACGTTAAACCCTTGCCCTGATAATTAAAGGCTTCTACAACCCTATTCCTGAAAGCACCCTTGTCTAGATGACAGCCTAAAATCGAGTAGTCATCGACATATCGGTATACCTTATTTACTACACCTTCTATATCTTTGGCCAACTCTCTGTCTATGCTTCCcaaaaaaaatgctacttaggATAGGAGCTACCTTTGACCCGATGCACACACCCTTTGCCTGTATATACGTTTCACCACAGAACCCTACATGTGTACTCGctaaataaaaatgcagaagTTCAAGAAAGGATCCAACGGCCATGCCGCACGTGTTGCGGAAAGACACCTCGTCATTCTCATTAGTTATGCAATCTTTTACAGTGCACATTAGGGGCCCATGCGGTAAGGAGTAGTAGAGATCTTGAACATCTATGCTGAATCCCCAGCTGCAGCTAGTCTTATCTGATGCCAGAAAATTCACAAGGCCATCCGAGTTTTTCAATAAGTACGGATCCTGTACTTCTAAGGAACTGAACATATTTTGCAGGAACTCAGCGACCATAACCTGCCAACACCCTCGCTCGGACACAATTGGCCTAAACGGAATTCCTTGTTTGTGGgtctttgctgtaaaaaataccTCCAATTTCATTCCTTTTGAGTT
It includes:
- the LOC140219137 gene encoding putative nuclease HARBI1, which encodes MAACYGSLADFADFAGRVRNITEDEANRYLSPLRPWRKDRQNPMEVYNDAEFSWRYCFSKQSVLRLLEMLSLVPKDNDRGHPVPALLQLLIALRFYGAGTFQVVTGDLVNVSQATVSRVIARMSKMIAETLFPQLVKFPNANDLASVMEEFYTIARFPCVSRCIDCTHVPIRSPGGDEVEVFRCRKGYFSINVQVQQVPLQESLQC